Proteins encoded together in one Impatiens glandulifera chromosome 1, dImpGla2.1, whole genome shotgun sequence window:
- the LOC124941566 gene encoding uncharacterized protein LOC124941566, whose amino-acid sequence MDLDIPFTSLAPPVFNGNNYHVWDARMEAHLEANDLWEAVKEEYVVPELQDNPILAQMKKHKEKKTRKSKARATLFVAVSSEIFIRIITIKSAFKVWNFLKEEYKGNEKISGIQVLNLIRKFEMVKMKDSETIKEYSNRLLTIVNNVRLLGTKFPDSRLVQEVLIIVLKRFEATISSLENTTDLSKVSLAEILSAFQAQE is encoded by the coding sequence ATGGATTTAGATATACCATTTACATCATTAGCACCACCTGTGTTCAATGGTAACAATTACCATGTCTGGGATGCTCGAATGGAGGCTCATCTGGAGGCAAATGATCTTTGGGAAGCTGTTAAAGAGGAGTATGTAGTTCCAGAATTACAAGATAACCCAATATTGGCACAGATGAAGAAGCacaaggagaagaagacaaggaAGTCAAAGGCAAGGGCTACTCTATTTGTTGCTGTGTCATCGGAGATTTTCATCAGGATAATAACCATAAAGTCAGCATTTAAGGTCTGGAATTTTCTCAAAGAAGAGTATAAAGGAAATGAAAAGATTAGTGGGATACAAGTCCTTAATTTAATTAGGAAATTCGAGATGGTGAAGATGAAGGATTCAGAGACTATCAAAGAGTACTCTAACAGATTACTCACAATTGTCAACAATGTAAGATTACTTGGCACTAAATTTCCTGATTCCAGATTAGTTCAAGAGGTGTTGATAATTGTTCTTAAAAGATTTGAGGCTACCATTTCCTCATTAGAGAACACTACAGACTTGTCAAAAGTCAGTCTTGCAGAAATCTTGAGTGCCTTTCAGGCACAAGAATAA